The window CATGTTGCCGATGGGGACAGGCAAGTCCCCTTGCAGGTTGGTGGCCAGTGTAGATTAGATTAGAGGTCTCGGCTGCCCAGACCAAAGTGCTCTCACATCCCCATCAACCTCGTCCCTGTCCCTGGGCTTTAGAAATACACAAGGGGTTCTTCCCTGGGCCTCAGAGTTGCCCTCACTGGCCAAGCCCTCTGCACAGCCCCATCTCCAGCTGGTGACTCAGAAGTGGCTCCCTCACGTGTTCCTCCCTCATGCTGGAGAGCGCTGGTGTCCTAGACTGAGCTTCCCATGGTAGAGATGGAGGCCTGGGGCTAAGGCTGACTTTGGTGCTTTGGTGGTGGGATtgcccccatccccacccctacTCTCCTGGGCACACGGGTCCTCGATCTTCCTTACCCCACCCTTTCTCCAGCCACTGCCACCCCGACACCCAGCAGCATGAGCCTCAGCAATAATTTCCCTGTCAGGCTGtgaagtgaaaaataattatCATGGCAACTGTGATATCATTCATTACAGTGTGGTAACACAGCCACGGTTTTTCCAAGTGCTCACTGCGGGTTAGGCACTGTTATAGTAGCTTAACCGTTTTGCTTGATTCTTAGAATAAGGCTGGAAAGGAAATATGCCTATTGTAGAAGTTGGACTCTGAAGGCTTGGGGAGGTGAAGAGACATGCCCAAGACCATGCAGCTGACAAATGACAGAGCCGGAGTCTGACTCGGAATCTCTGCCACACCTCAGTCTAAAACAGCAGGGCTGCCTCTGCTCCGGGGCTTACCCTgcctgaattttttaaatagcacTATCACCGTTTGACATTATTTTCACCTCTGCACATGTGTGCCTATGATCTGTCTCTCCCTTTAGGACGGGCCCCTGATCCAGCGGGGATTTTTGCCTGTTGAAGCCCCGGATGTATCTCCAGAGCCTGAAATAGTGCTGGTGCTCAGTAATCCCTGTCCATACCTACGAGTGGTCCGCCATCCACCTGACCACCACTGTCCAACCCTGTGAATCCAGCCGCTCTTGGGCGGCCCGGGTCCCATCTGGCCTGCATCCCGCGGCCGAGGCTTACTCTGCAGTGGAGAAGGCCAGGGTGAAGTTGTGCCGGCGCTTCGTGGGGTCCAGCGCCGCGTAGTCAAAGGCATCAGGGAAGAACTTGTGGATGAGCGCGCAGAAGGCCATGCCGCTGCTCCAGCTGGAGGAGAAATTCTGGATATCCACGTGCTGCGGGCCAGGAGTGGAGAGGCCTGTGACCCTCGGCCCAGAGGCACTGACTCTGCCTCTCTCCCCCTCCCGCTCTTTGGGGTCGGCACCACCACCCTGGGTAGGGTCCCCTGCCTCAGCCATGGGTCTCCCTCCTGTGCCTACCTCATAGTTTCTTGTCATGGCCCGACACCACTCCAACAGCATGTTCTTGACCCCACCAATGGCTGCCCCTGCTGCCTTAGTGTTCCGGAACAGGGCAGTGGGGCCCGAGGCTGCCCTGCGCGAGGGGAGGGGTGTACAGGCTCGGCAAGGGCCCCGCTGGGAGGCGCCCCAGCACCCAGATGTcagtcctcctgccctggcctgggCTGTTCCCACCAGCCCTCAGGCCTActgcctccacccctcccctgGATCCGAGGGCAAGCCCAGCTCCCACCTGCATCCTACCCGCCAAACTTGTCCACAATGGCTTTGCGATTCTGTGCACGGGGTCCCCGGGGCCGGGTTGGGACTGACACCCTGCGCTCCGGtgccttctccttcttcttctcccctgAAGGAGGGGACTCCGTGGGACTCTGGGGCACATCGCTGGGTGAAGACTCACTACATGCAGGGGTCAGAAGTATGAGAGGAGTTAGGGTCACCAGTGCAGGTCACAGGGCTGGGTAGGGGTCACAGCCATCTAACAGGCAAGTGCAGCTGTGGTGTCTGTAGTGAGCGTACACTCACCCTGTACCCAGCACTTGGAGGGGATGAGAAGGAATAAAGAGGCTCCATCTAACTTTGGGAAACATGTGGTCTAGTGAGGCCGCGTGGGCAGACATCTGAGATCTGATCTGAGTTTGGATCCTGGCTTTGCTTTTatttgctgtgtgatcttgagacTGTCACAtcacttctctgagcttcagcttccccatctgtaaaatggggataagaatACCTACTGACAAGGCGACCATAAGGCCTGCACAATAAGGAGAATGGAAAGCACCTGGAGTGCCCGCCACTCAGCTGCACGACTGCTCTGAATGTTCTGATTATCTTTCCTCACGAAAGGGTCGAGGAGGTGGATTTCTGTGGGGTACAAAGGAAGATTCTTCTAGTGACTGGGGTTGTGCAGTGCAAGTGCATCCGCCATGCTAAAGCCTCACACTCATGTCATGTAAGCCTCACAATAATCCTGTGAGGTCTTTACAATCATTATGACCACTTCACAGATAAGAGGAGTTAGGTGAcgtggccaaggtcacacagttggtAGTGTAGAGCCATTGTCCGAAGTCGGGCTTTCTGACCATGCTCTGGTGGATGACGCTGATGCCATGGAAACGGGGCAGTGTAAAACAAGGAGCTCCTATGAAGAGTCAGGGATGCTGCGGGGCAGCCCTCGGCTCTGGAGTGGAAGGCGGGCCACGTGTCCCTCATGCTTCATTCTTGGGCTCTGCAATGCCAGGAATCCTGGAATAGCTTGAAATCAGGTGCTGGAGGCCCAGACAGACTTTGAAGGGAGCAGGATGTAGGGGCAGCTGGAGCTGCAGCCCCAGAGCTTGACCTTACCTGGCGGAAGGACTGGTCTCTCCAGAAGCTGCAGAGTCTGGACCCAATCCATCTGCAGGAGAGAACGGGGTGGGAGGGAAGCTGGGGCTCTCCTCGGTGTGCTCTTTGCATCTGCCTCCCCAGGGCAGCCCCTGCGGCATCCTGGGGGGTCCTCGGCGCTCACTCACCTGGGCTGAGCTCGGGGCCCTCCTTTGTGGGGCTCTCAGGCCACTCCTCAGGGGAGCTGGGTATCACTGCTGCCCCTTCCTGGGACTCTTCCTCATTCCGCTCTTGCTCTGCAGTGGCATCCCCTGGCTCCTGTATTGGACAGGATCTGTGTGGGCTCACAGCTAAGCAAGCACATATCCACTGCTTTGTGAGGACCTCAGAAAGATCTAGAAGGCAGCCAGGAGTCACAGTGCTGCATCCCTGTTTCCCAACCCCGACCCCCAGGCTCTTCATGTCCGGAGGAAGACTGGACCTTCCCAAAGGAATTAAGTGGGGAGGACTTGCTCCCTGGCAAGCTGAAGACTCCAGAACTTGTTGAAGGAGGGGCAGGGGGTGTCTTCCTCTTTTCTGCGTCACTCACCACCAACTCCTTTGCTTCAGGTTCAGCCTCTTCTTTCCCATCAACCTCTTGAGGTTCGGCCTTAGCCTCATCTTTCTCAGCAGGCTTCTTCTGAGAGTCAGTCTTGGTCTCTTTGTTGGCAGCCTCCTCCCCAACGGCCTCCTTGGGCTCTGGCTTGTCTTCATCCCTCACCTCAGCTTTCCCCTTAGACTCAGGCTCGGCCTCTTTCTCATCAGTCTTCTGCGTCTCTGAGGCCTGCGTGTCCTCCTcttttacctcagcctccttggGTTCAGATTTGGTCTCTTCTTTCCTGTCAGTCTTCTCCTGAGAAGCCACTATggccttttcctttccctcatctTCCTTTTCAGGTTGGGCTTTGGCCTCCTCTTTCCCACTAGCTTCCCCCTGGGATTCCACCTCAACCTCACCTAAGCCATTGGCTTCCCCCTGGCATTCCATGGGAACGCCATCTTCGCCTGGTGCTTTCCCCTGCTTTTCCGCCCCTTCTGGAGGCTCCTCTTTGACGGTCTGCCCAGCTGTGCCTTTGGTCTCCTCCTCTGCAGAGCCATCTCCTGATGTCCCAGGGTCCCCTGTGGTTGAGGAGGCGGGGACCCCGTCCTCAGAgggctttccttccttctgctccaTGTCTGGAAAAAGACAAGAGGGCCTGGGAGTCAGGATGCCTGTGGCTCAGGCCTGGCTTCCCCACTACTTGGACATGACCCTCACATGCCTACTTGCCCTGGGGTAACATGAAGGCTAGAGTATTGCTTTCCCAAAGGTGGGGCAGTTGGGCCACATCTACTTGATGTTGGGTGGTGTTCACCCAACATCTCCCACCCCTACCCACCTTGTAGCTTATGACTTTGACTTTGGAGAACATTGACTCACATAATGCCTTTTGGATGattttgcctctctctctctctctctctctctctctctctctctctctctcatactgaggattgaacacagggggactagaattacaggcatataccactgtgccAAGAGAATTTGCCTCTGTTTTTATTTAGCCAGTGAGGTGCTCACAGTTGGATCCTAGCATCCTGGAACACCTGTGGAATAATTGCTACTGGCCCCCCTAGAGCCCAAAGTAGGCAGGAGTATCTGGACAGAATTATCTCTGTTTTGGTTTCAATGGTAGGTATTTTTACAGTTACTATTTCTGGCAAGTGATATTGAGTTTCCATTTCCAACAGTGATAtaaagtgtcttttaaaaatacatttattgaattttaaaataagttaattcAAAGGAAGGCATTCAGGAAATTAGAGTACAGGCAGTGCAGATGTAACTAAATCATAGAGGTGGTGTAAAAATGCCTGAAATATGGGAACCCCTGGGCCAGCTGGTCTCGGAATCACTGCCAGCCTGTGGTTCTCAGAAAATGTGGGCAAAGAAGAGTTTGTTTTGGTGAAGAACAGACTTGTACTCAGGCTAGCTTCTGCAGGGAACTCTCCCCCTCCAAGTGCCCCTGGGAGTGTATGTGGGAGATCGTTTTCCTATTTAAGTCCTATGTGTACTATCAGATCTACAGTAACAGGTAAGTAGGGCGCACTTTATCCTCCTGACTTTCTTGAGGGTGTAGTTAGAAAGAAAACAATCCCCAAATAAAGCCCAGGGCATGACTCAGGCAGTAAGAAAAGTGGTCTCTCTTGTCACTGGCTAAAAATACTTCCTGCCCTTGGCAGTACTATCTTTCTTGGTGATAGTGCCCAGGGCACCTGGGTAATCAGGACAGAGTACAGGAGGCAGGAAGACAGGCAGACAGGGACAGGGCTCTGTTCCTGTCATCCACCTGGGTCTTACTGTCCCCCAGATCAGAGTGCTGGGGCCCCTGGATTTGGTACCCCCAGCATTTCCCAGGAAGGAGGCTGGGATTCATAAAGATGCAGATTTCACCCTCCCGCCCCTTCAAGGTTCAGCAGTGTATTAGAGTAATCAGAGTTTCCTCTTAGGAACATGATCCCTGGCGGTGGCATGAACTTCAGCAGAGAACAAGGAGGTCCTGGAACTGACTTTGATCCCACCTTTTAGTCACTGACTCTGAACGCCGATCAAGTGCCTCTGACTGTCTGGGCCTCGATTTCCACTGACGATGACAGGCGTCATCTAGATCAGATTCTCTAGACTGTGCCGTGTGGGAAATGAGGGTCTCCTATGATACCAATAAAGTTTTCCATGGGGGTGGAAGAAAGATGCATTCTCTAACCAAAATTGTTCTAGAAATAACCAGCTCTTCACTGGCACTTCAGTAGATTTCAGATGTCACTGGTAAAGAAAGCCTAACTTCACCTAAAATCCAATTTACCTGCTTTCCCCTGAACTCCTTTGCAcggacttttttcttcttttccctgtttttttcttgTGGGACTGTTTTCCCTGCAGAGCATCTACTGCTCCCTGGGGCAGTACCTCATCCAGCAGGAAGAAGGATGGAGACGGCTGGTCTGAAGGAGCCACACacccctttcccttcctgctctgctcctgggTGGAAGGTGGGTGGAGAGGTGATGAAAATCAGTGACAGGGGGTCTTCCTGGGATCGGCCCCGGCTCCCACTGTTTACTCGTGGTGTGATCTCACGGAAGCTATGGTACCCTCTCTCAGTTTAACTTCTGGAGATAAAAATAGGCCCCACTCCCTGGGGATGATGGAGGGTTCAGGAAGCCAGTTTGGAGGGAGCGCGGCACACATCAGTTCTTAGGGTGGAGGTTGGATGCACCCAGCTCCATGACAGATAAGGTCCTGACGTGGCCTCAGGGGCATTTATTAGTGAAACAAGGCAGAGAGAACTGAATGTCAGTAAGATGATAACAAACCCTTTTTATACCTCCAAGTGCAGCAGCGTTTGGCCGGGACATGCTGAGGGCTCCAATGCCCTTCCCTCCATTTGCGTGTCACCCGTGGTGGGGGCAGGCAGGGTGGGTTTGTACACACCGTGGCCAACCTGTGTGCTCATCCCCTCAGCTCTCCACCCTCCAGACTGATCATAAGTAGATGTGGAGTGACAAAATTCTAACTGTTGAGAGGTGGGGGGGGACACTGCCCGCCGCCCGCTCACAGTTCTGCAGCAGTTGGCAGCTCTGCCTTACCTGGCCCTTCCTCACGGTGACCCTTCTGAATAGGTGTGATTGGCCCACTTAACAGACCAGGAATTTGAGGTTCAAGGAGTTGAGGCCCCTAAGACTAAAGTCACTGGAGAATAAAATGGCCCAAACCATAGCTAGACCCAGGTCTCCTGACTCCCAGGGGAAAAGCCGTATTGAATACAGGGCTCCCGATAGATCCTCAGCCCAGTG of the Sciurus carolinensis chromosome 11, mSciCar1.2, whole genome shotgun sequence genome contains:
- the Smtnl1 gene encoding smoothelin-like protein 1, giving the protein MEQKEGKPSEDGVPASSTTGDPGTSGDGSAEEETKGTAGQTVKEEPPEGAEKQGKAPGEDGVPMECQGEANGLGEVEVESQGEASGKEEAKAQPEKEDEGKEKAIVASQEKTDRKEETKSEPKEAEVKEEDTQASETQKTDEKEAEPESKGKAEVRDEDKPEPKEAVGEEAANKETKTDSQKKPAEKDEAKAEPQEVDGKEEAEPEAKELVEPGDATAEQERNEEESQEGAAVIPSSPEEWPESPTKEGPELSPDGLGPDSAASGETSPSASESSPSDVPQSPTESPPSGEKKKEKAPERRVSVPTRPRGPRAQNRKAIVDKFGGAASGPTALFRNTKAAGAAIGGVKNMLLEWCRAMTRNYEHVDIQNFSSSWSSGMAFCALIHKFFPDAFDYAALDPTKRRHNFTLAFSTAEKLADCAQLLEVDDMVRLAVPDSKCVYTYIQELYRSLVQKGLVKTKKK